One stretch of Rosistilla oblonga DNA includes these proteins:
- a CDS encoding AAA family ATPase produces the protein MNASADTISSTQPANADASPNVSPLRDFLRSVLLGKEDRIDLVIACLLSRGHLLLDDLPGTGKTTLAKAIADGIHGRLSRVQCTPDLMPADITGFSMFNQKSREFEFHPGPVFADVMLADELNRTTPRTQSALLEAMAERQVTIDGNPHPLSPTFFVIATQNPIDSHGAYPLPEAQLDRFAIKLRIGYPDREAQRQILQREVRDSNGANNGEYRKASSPLSLNDLQRLQQKAQSVVVHPRVADYLIDLVEASRADESVELGVSPRGMMCWQAIAQAWAMLKGRDFVTPTDVADVAQPVLSVRLLTRGETVDNAIDRIMNSVPAPEYK, from the coding sequence ATGAACGCGTCCGCCGATACGATTTCCTCCACGCAACCGGCCAACGCCGATGCGTCCCCCAACGTCTCCCCTCTGCGCGATTTCCTACGCAGCGTTCTCTTAGGCAAAGAAGACCGGATCGATCTAGTCATCGCATGCCTTCTGTCGCGTGGGCACCTGCTGTTGGACGATTTGCCGGGGACGGGAAAGACCACGCTTGCCAAAGCGATCGCCGATGGGATTCACGGCCGCTTGTCCCGTGTGCAATGCACGCCCGACTTGATGCCCGCCGACATCACCGGCTTCAGTATGTTCAACCAGAAGTCGCGCGAGTTCGAATTCCATCCCGGCCCGGTGTTCGCCGATGTGATGTTGGCCGATGAGTTGAATCGGACGACTCCGCGTACACAGAGTGCGCTGCTGGAAGCGATGGCGGAGCGGCAAGTCACGATCGACGGAAATCCGCATCCGCTGTCCCCCACCTTTTTTGTGATCGCGACTCAGAACCCGATCGATTCCCACGGTGCCTATCCATTGCCCGAAGCTCAGCTGGATCGGTTTGCGATCAAGCTGCGGATCGGATACCCCGACCGCGAGGCCCAGCGTCAGATCTTGCAACGCGAGGTCCGCGATTCCAATGGAGCGAACAACGGCGAGTATCGCAAAGCAAGCTCGCCGCTTTCGCTGAACGACCTGCAACGGTTGCAGCAAAAGGCCCAATCGGTCGTCGTACATCCCCGCGTCGCCGACTACCTGATCGACCTGGTCGAAGCGAGTCGCGCGGACGAATCGGTCGAATTGGGCGTTAGCCCGCGTGGCATGATGTGCTGGCAAGCGATCGCTCAAGCGTGGGCGATGTTAAAGGGACGCGACTTTGTCACCCCGACCGATGTCGCCGATGTCGCTCAGCCCGTTCTTTCGGTCCGTTTGCTCACCCGCGGTGAAACCGTCGACAACGCGATCGATCGAATCATGAACTCGGTCCCCGCTCCGGAGTACAAGTGA
- a CDS encoding transglutaminase-like domain-containing protein, which yields MSTWSRRRTETIALAVLAISSVIPLRCYVESATWFPAEMAALAIAFLVAEGVRAFGGNGIRARRSIDNATVGLGVLPVVFAIVGRMIGSPIAFEMSALTTFGAVSLAMAITARTNKTRSLSLILSGFLVLFSASISDSDYAVALPLLWMLACVWHLIANHWERLDLAMPDSVQRTWSLRPKIMIVTLLVLAVGAYLVRDSSAGLQRLTLGLMPTSGGSEWSDPAARGGVGTGDAAIAAKDHAESFGAVDSDIMLESTESSLFDMFNDMIGEPKEKNKKQERAQAMGPDNFIQSHERNAKSEQGGGTFSTDRLPPKKHHHFKDAKDASVVQWDGPTGIRLAMHRYDTFDGHDWSQTANFKNDKLTPVVIDEAAWFFDPVLRRVLSSDPAAASVGLLKVIRLDSLRLPVPMLTAGIHIKEIDRPDFFALSEDGSFFMPGRERVPPLTVVHVASLSLMEDEIRDGLEVREPPAAVVPEIDPLVQEIVGDETDTYEKLQLIVSHLRSEFSYDRDGESTATSLSDFLQSRSGGDHLFATTAALMARQIGMQTRLVTGFYVRPDAFDISAGHSSVLPQDVHVWAEVQLEDGRWFEIEPTPGFQQPHYRPSWRLVAQRFAATYWTTFVGFGLAMVIGYLSRSYWGDWLLTVIWTFGRWLRPRHRIRLAIGIIEARARLAGKRRPVGRSQRAWLEQLTRTDATIAHATEKFFDAADRLFFGHGNEPTDHDATGLVDLLHVRTITALSKEATS from the coding sequence ATGTCAACTTGGTCGCGTAGACGTACCGAGACGATCGCTTTGGCGGTGTTAGCGATCAGTTCGGTCATTCCTCTGCGTTGCTACGTTGAATCGGCGACGTGGTTTCCAGCGGAGATGGCAGCGCTAGCGATCGCCTTTCTGGTCGCCGAAGGCGTGCGCGCTTTCGGTGGCAATGGGATAAGGGCGCGACGATCGATCGATAACGCCACCGTCGGGTTGGGCGTTCTACCGGTGGTCTTCGCAATCGTCGGCCGCATGATCGGTTCGCCGATCGCGTTTGAGATGTCCGCCTTAACAACATTTGGCGCGGTTTCGCTCGCAATGGCGATTACGGCCCGCACGAATAAAACGCGTTCGCTGTCGCTGATCCTCAGTGGATTCCTGGTCTTGTTCAGCGCATCGATATCGGATTCCGATTACGCCGTCGCCTTGCCGTTGCTGTGGATGCTCGCCTGTGTTTGGCACTTGATCGCCAACCATTGGGAACGACTCGACCTAGCGATGCCCGATTCGGTTCAGCGGACCTGGTCGCTGCGTCCAAAGATCATGATCGTCACGTTGTTGGTGCTGGCTGTCGGAGCGTATCTGGTCAGGGACAGTAGCGCGGGACTGCAACGGCTTACGCTCGGTTTGATGCCGACAAGTGGCGGCAGCGAATGGTCCGACCCCGCAGCACGTGGCGGCGTTGGAACCGGCGATGCAGCGATCGCTGCCAAAGATCATGCCGAATCGTTTGGCGCCGTCGATTCGGACATCATGCTCGAATCGACCGAATCGTCGCTGTTCGACATGTTCAACGACATGATTGGCGAGCCGAAGGAAAAAAACAAAAAGCAGGAACGCGCCCAGGCGATGGGGCCCGACAACTTCATCCAGTCGCATGAACGCAATGCTAAGAGCGAGCAGGGTGGCGGGACCTTCTCGACTGATCGGCTGCCGCCGAAGAAGCATCACCATTTCAAAGATGCCAAAGACGCCAGCGTGGTCCAATGGGACGGTCCCACCGGGATCCGTTTGGCGATGCATCGGTACGACACGTTCGATGGGCACGATTGGTCGCAGACTGCCAATTTCAAAAACGATAAACTGACACCGGTCGTGATCGATGAAGCCGCCTGGTTCTTCGATCCCGTCCTTCGGCGTGTGCTGTCGAGCGATCCCGCCGCCGCCTCGGTTGGCTTGCTGAAGGTGATTCGTCTCGATTCGCTTCGGCTGCCCGTTCCCATGCTGACTGCCGGGATCCATATCAAAGAGATCGATCGACCGGACTTCTTTGCCCTCTCGGAGGACGGCAGTTTCTTCATGCCTGGCCGCGAGCGGGTTCCGCCTCTGACGGTTGTCCACGTGGCGAGCCTTAGTTTGATGGAGGATGAAATCCGAGACGGCCTTGAAGTGCGAGAACCGCCAGCCGCCGTGGTCCCCGAGATCGATCCGCTGGTTCAAGAAATTGTCGGCGACGAAACCGACACCTACGAAAAGTTGCAGTTGATCGTATCGCACCTTCGTAGCGAATTCAGCTACGACCGCGACGGGGAATCAACAGCAACATCGTTATCCGATTTCCTGCAGTCGCGTAGCGGTGGCGATCATCTTTTTGCCACCACTGCGGCGCTGATGGCGCGACAGATCGGCATGCAGACTCGCCTGGTCACTGGCTTCTACGTCCGTCCCGATGCGTTTGACATCTCCGCCGGTCATTCCTCCGTTCTGCCGCAAGATGTCCATGTATGGGCGGAAGTGCAATTGGAGGACGGTCGGTGGTTTGAGATCGAACCGACCCCCGGTTTCCAACAACCTCACTATCGCCCTTCATGGCGGCTAGTTGCCCAACGGTTTGCGGCAACCTATTGGACCACCTTCGTTGGCTTCGGGCTGGCAATGGTGATCGGGTACCTTTCGCGATCCTATTGGGGCGACTGGCTGTTGACCGTGATCTGGACGTTTGGTCGTTGGCTTCGCCCGCGCCATCGAATTCGTTTGGCGATTGGAATCATCGAAGCGCGGGCCCGGTTGGCCGGCAAGCGTCGTCCGGTTGGAAGGTCTCAGCGAGCCTGGTTGGAGCAACTGACGCGCACCGACGCAACGATCGCCCACGCCACAGAAAAGTTTTTTGATGCCGCCGATCGCTTGTTCTTCGGTCACGGCAACGAACCGACGGACCACGATGCGACCGGGTTGGTCGATCTTCTCCACGTCCGCACTATCACCGCACTATCCAAGGAGGCGACGTCATGA
- a CDS encoding DUF58 domain-containing protein, with protein sequence MSFDLVASQEPSRLSRLLTTDFCPWANRFVYWLKEPVGWFALATAISVIVGIYLAPIGWTLAAALAAVIVVGMAWPAVAVRAVESSLKPSQSQVHEGEPCELQLAVRNRLPIPVWGLAVEGFLDRRCDSDAEAAVPTVALAFVRGLAISTYRFSIRPELRGRYPNEDALLTCSFPFGIWTAKRKLKNVSPVTVWPKVYPVAGSTAMTGRRAAESGDGNRSGRSGDFLGVREYRHGDSARQVNWVATARSGDLIVTERSGPQCPSVDVIVDVGRSAREPLADRIRVAASLLANLHQSAVPLRVHIGKNSVQVRRGWDGFVQIMDALAEVPAEGELEAPMHYPSRNRATIAIASSRDAEITVCVSDPAVNPRSADGHSHRMIHRDRGLAKQLLSFWTEVRDVNLVA encoded by the coding sequence ATGTCGTTTGACCTTGTTGCGTCCCAAGAACCCAGTCGGCTGTCGCGTTTACTCACAACCGATTTCTGTCCGTGGGCGAATCGTTTTGTCTATTGGTTGAAGGAACCGGTGGGCTGGTTTGCGCTCGCCACCGCGATTAGCGTGATCGTTGGAATCTACCTCGCTCCCATCGGATGGACTCTCGCCGCGGCGCTCGCTGCAGTGATTGTTGTCGGGATGGCCTGGCCAGCGGTTGCGGTCCGCGCGGTGGAAAGTTCGCTGAAGCCGAGCCAATCGCAAGTCCATGAAGGAGAGCCGTGCGAACTGCAACTCGCTGTGCGGAACCGGTTGCCGATCCCAGTCTGGGGCTTGGCGGTCGAAGGCTTCTTGGATCGGCGATGCGACAGCGACGCCGAAGCGGCAGTTCCCACCGTCGCCCTTGCGTTTGTTCGCGGTCTGGCGATCTCGACCTATCGGTTTTCGATCCGCCCGGAACTGCGAGGCCGCTATCCAAACGAAGACGCCCTGCTGACATGTTCGTTTCCATTCGGGATTTGGACCGCCAAGCGGAAGCTGAAAAACGTATCGCCCGTCACCGTCTGGCCCAAGGTCTATCCGGTTGCCGGAAGCACGGCGATGACCGGACGCCGCGCTGCCGAATCGGGGGACGGCAACCGCAGTGGTCGCAGCGGTGATTTCCTGGGTGTTCGCGAGTACCGTCACGGCGATAGCGCACGCCAAGTCAATTGGGTCGCGACGGCGCGGTCGGGAGATCTGATCGTCACCGAACGCAGCGGTCCGCAGTGCCCAAGTGTCGACGTGATCGTCGACGTCGGGCGTTCGGCACGCGAGCCATTGGCCGATCGGATTCGCGTTGCTGCCAGTCTGCTGGCCAACCTGCATCAATCGGCCGTCCCGTTGCGCGTTCACATCGGCAAGAATTCGGTTCAGGTGCGGCGCGGCTGGGATGGGTTCGTGCAAATCATGGATGCGTTAGCTGAGGTGCCTGCCGAAGGAGAGCTCGAAGCTCCCATGCATTATCCATCGCGGAACCGAGCGACGATTGCGATCGCTTCGAGTCGCGATGCGGAGATTACCGTTTGTGTTTCCGATCCGGCGGTCAATCCGCGTTCGGCCGACGGTCACTCGCACCGCATGATTCATCGCGATCGCGGCTTGGCGAAGCAGTTGCTTTCGTTTTGGACGGAGGTGCGCGATGTCAACTTGGTCGCGTAG
- a CDS encoding DUF2946 domain-containing protein, which produces MATCDGDCKVLDAAIVQARSVCSHGCDHHVVAHESTDNSADSPSSAPAEDHDSDTCVICQSLANSCGPVSLDLQLLAPEYACEPAYELATPLPIDASIAIAQPRGPPAAA; this is translated from the coding sequence GTGGCCACATGCGACGGCGATTGCAAGGTCTTGGACGCGGCGATTGTTCAAGCCCGTTCGGTTTGTTCGCACGGCTGCGATCATCACGTTGTCGCCCACGAATCGACGGACAACTCCGCCGACTCTCCTTCTTCGGCACCGGCTGAAGATCACGATTCCGATACCTGCGTGATCTGTCAGTCGCTAGCCAATTCCTGTGGTCCTGTTTCGCTCGACCTGCAGCTGCTCGCACCTGAATATGCATGCGAGCCAGCCTACGAACTTGCGACCCCATTGCCGATCGACGCTTCGATCGCAATTGCCCAACCTCGTGGACCGCCTGCCGCGGCCTGA
- a CDS encoding Flp family type IVb pilin, which yields MRKLFKNKKGQGLVEYGILVGGIALVALAATAILGHKTTDLIGTVAGALPGAHDEDNGAIVSGQLVNTTTSGQDGFVLDGSDPGSFSENLGIDVDGLIVEPEGHDH from the coding sequence ATGCGTAAGTTGTTTAAGAACAAGAAGGGCCAAGGCCTGGTTGAATACGGTATCCTCGTCGGCGGCATCGCTCTGGTTGCCCTGGCTGCCACCGCGATCTTGGGTCACAAGACGACCGATCTGATCGGTACCGTCGCCGGTGCATTGCCAGGTGCCCACGACGAAGACAATGGCGCGATCGTCAGCGGTCAGTTGGTCAACACAACCACCTCGGGACAAGACGGATTCGTTTTGGATGGATCGGATCCTGGTTCGTTCAGCGAAAACCTGGGAATCGACGTCGACGGTTTGATCGTCGAACCCGAAGGACACGATCACTAA
- a CDS encoding prepilin peptidase, with protein sequence MTIGESLLWWLPAMACGVAVYHDVRTREIPDWLPIMLVVLVPVRMVVAGSVGAWWQHLAGGLLALAIGLLIGRGDRFGGGDIKLFAAIVLWFGLMSLVPLALWIAIAGLPFAVLAAAKEQQDFAYAPAILVGVCVYSIAPDLLQRIMG encoded by the coding sequence ATGACGATCGGCGAAAGCCTCCTGTGGTGGCTGCCCGCAATGGCGTGCGGTGTCGCCGTTTATCACGACGTACGGACTCGAGAGATTCCCGATTGGTTGCCAATCATGCTGGTCGTTTTGGTACCGGTGCGGATGGTTGTTGCGGGGAGCGTAGGGGCTTGGTGGCAACACCTGGCCGGTGGACTCCTTGCCTTGGCGATTGGACTTCTGATCGGTCGTGGCGATCGGTTTGGCGGCGGAGATATCAAACTGTTTGCAGCGATTGTGCTGTGGTTTGGCTTGATGTCACTGGTTCCTTTGGCGTTGTGGATTGCAATCGCAGGGCTGCCATTTGCTGTACTCGCAGCGGCAAAGGAGCAGCAAGACTTTGCTTACGCCCCGGCGATACTTGTTGGCGTTTGCGTTTATTCGATCGCTCCCGATCTGCTTCAGCGGATCATGGGATAG
- a CDS encoding AAA family ATPase — protein sequence MTETKFAPRVLIFAHDEAVGGEIRDAIRNGAADGPINLYVTTDLTQAVDTVRDREPNAVIIELSGDLSHDRTRIGELRSIHPNLMIVGVYSAESNSASIPSGYMVELVRLGVSDFLRRPIADGELNGFMSRLAPQHNSNEPSRNGTCVAFISNKGGVGKSSLAVNTATALSMQYPDEVLLIDASLQMGVCAPMLNLSPETSLLDAFQQRERLDSTLIRQLATPHESGLLLLAAPSDPVAAADIDDQSIVRVLNLARRTFRFVVVDTFPLFDQVVMSVLDIATRSYVVLDNVVPTVLSVVHLLRLLEDLQYPQERLRIVVNRYQQLAGNPLIDDISRSLRMKVDHVLPYNRRMITAANVGRPCAMDFVRWSKLHRELKQLASEIIALQPIQAEGSR from the coding sequence ATGACCGAAACAAAATTCGCGCCCCGGGTACTGATCTTTGCGCACGATGAAGCGGTCGGTGGCGAGATCCGCGATGCCATTCGCAACGGTGCTGCCGATGGTCCGATCAATCTTTACGTCACAACCGATTTGACCCAAGCGGTCGATACCGTGCGGGATCGTGAGCCCAACGCGGTGATCATCGAACTGTCCGGCGACCTCTCCCACGACCGGACGCGGATCGGCGAACTCCGCTCGATCCATCCGAACCTGATGATCGTGGGAGTCTACAGCGCCGAATCGAACAGCGCCAGCATTCCCTCCGGCTACATGGTCGAACTCGTGCGACTGGGGGTCAGCGATTTTCTGCGTCGGCCGATCGCCGACGGTGAACTGAACGGCTTCATGTCGCGTTTGGCGCCTCAGCACAATTCCAATGAGCCGTCGCGAAATGGAACCTGCGTCGCATTTATCAGTAATAAAGGAGGCGTTGGCAAATCGAGCTTGGCAGTCAACACCGCCACCGCGCTGTCGATGCAGTATCCCGACGAAGTGCTGCTGATCGACGCTTCGTTGCAGATGGGCGTCTGCGCCCCGATGTTAAACCTGAGTCCCGAAACCTCGTTGCTCGATGCGTTTCAGCAACGCGAACGTTTGGACAGCACGCTGATCCGGCAATTGGCAACGCCCCACGAATCGGGCTTGTTGCTTCTGGCGGCCCCATCGGACCCCGTCGCCGCGGCGGACATCGATGATCAATCGATCGTACGCGTGCTGAACCTGGCTCGCCGTACATTTCGATTTGTTGTTGTCGACACCTTTCCGCTGTTCGACCAAGTGGTAATGAGTGTCTTGGACATTGCTACGCGATCTTATGTTGTTTTGGACAACGTTGTCCCCACGGTTCTAAGCGTCGTTCATTTGTTGCGGCTGCTGGAAGATCTGCAGTACCCACAAGAGCGACTGCGGATCGTCGTCAATCGTTATCAGCAATTGGCTGGCAATCCTTTGATCGATGATATCTCGCGTTCCCTGCGGATGAAGGTCGATCACGTGCTACCGTACAACCGAAGGATGATCACCGCGGCGAACGTGGGGCGTCCCTGCGCCATGGACTTCGTGCGATGGTCCAAATTGCACCGAGAACTGAAACAACTTGCAAGCGAGATCATCGCGTTGCAGCCGATTCAAGCGGAGGGGAGCCGATGA
- a CDS encoding CpaF family protein, giving the protein MSDEPQSDAEKDESGRLARQRLSKVRFQVPKDRALERETSKNAFSVSTEAAPKKKTVDYVTVKTSLHQRLLDLLNETRFVGASDDLLEEAVKEFVERILETEDLPLNAAEQRQLADDLTEETLGVGPLAPLLGDPAVTDILVNRFDQIYIERFGKLETADVRFRDNEHLVRIIQRIAARVGRRIDESSPMVDARLADGSRVNATLPPVTIDGPTLSIRRFGKRRLRQDDLMRLGMFSSAMRDFMYWMVQARSNVLVAGGTGAGKSTFLGALCEAIPDSERIVTIEDAAELLLDQVHVVRMETRPANLEGSGRIAARELVINALRMRPDRIIVGEVRGGEALDMLQAMNTGHDGSLTTVHANSPRDAVARLETMVLMAGIDLPSRAIREQIASAVDLIISVRRYDDGIRRVEAISELTGMEELTPQLQEIFVFKQRGRKDRQIIGEYQPTGIVPRRVHDLRERGFDIPLEMFRSASEG; this is encoded by the coding sequence ATGAGCGACGAACCCCAAAGCGATGCCGAAAAAGACGAATCGGGCAGACTCGCCCGGCAACGATTGTCGAAGGTCCGTTTCCAAGTTCCCAAAGACAGAGCGTTGGAGCGAGAGACGTCGAAAAATGCGTTCAGCGTTTCGACCGAAGCCGCCCCTAAAAAGAAGACCGTCGACTATGTCACGGTGAAAACGAGCCTTCATCAGCGGTTGTTGGATCTGCTCAACGAAACCCGTTTTGTCGGCGCCTCGGATGACCTTCTCGAAGAGGCTGTCAAAGAGTTCGTCGAACGGATTCTCGAAACCGAAGACCTGCCACTTAATGCGGCGGAACAGCGACAACTCGCGGACGATCTGACCGAAGAAACCTTGGGAGTTGGACCGCTCGCGCCGTTGTTGGGCGATCCCGCCGTAACCGATATTCTTGTCAATCGTTTCGACCAGATCTACATCGAACGCTTTGGCAAGCTTGAAACAGCCGACGTTCGCTTTCGCGACAACGAACACTTGGTTCGCATCATCCAACGGATTGCAGCGCGGGTCGGACGGCGGATCGATGAGAGCTCGCCGATGGTCGATGCCCGTTTGGCCGATGGCAGCCGTGTCAACGCGACGCTCCCGCCGGTCACGATCGATGGGCCAACGCTTTCGATTCGGCGGTTCGGCAAGCGGCGATTGCGACAGGACGATCTGATGCGTCTTGGGATGTTTTCATCCGCGATGCGCGACTTTATGTATTGGATGGTGCAGGCGCGCAGCAACGTCCTGGTGGCTGGCGGTACCGGGGCGGGCAAGTCGACCTTCCTTGGCGCTTTATGCGAAGCGATCCCCGATTCGGAGCGGATCGTCACGATCGAAGATGCCGCCGAATTGCTCCTGGACCAGGTGCATGTTGTCCGCATGGAGACTCGGCCTGCCAACCTGGAGGGATCCGGACGCATCGCGGCCCGAGAATTGGTGATCAATGCGCTGCGGATGCGCCCCGACCGAATCATCGTGGGCGAGGTGCGCGGCGGCGAAGCGCTCGACATGCTGCAGGCAATGAACACCGGACACGATGGAAGTTTAACGACCGTCCATGCCAACAGTCCCCGCGATGCCGTTGCGCGTTTGGAGACGATGGTGTTGATGGCGGGGATCGATCTCCCTTCGCGGGCGATCCGCGAACAGATCGCTTCGGCGGTCGACCTGATCATTTCGGTTCGTCGCTACGACGACGGAATCCGCCGCGTCGAAGCGATCTCCGAACTGACCGGGATGGAAGAGTTGACACCGCAGTTGCAAGAGATCTTCGTCTTCAAACAGCGCGGCCGCAAGGATCGCCAGATCATCGGCGAATACCAGCCAACGGGCATTGTCCCTCGACGGGTGCACGATCTTCGCGAGCGAGGGTTTGATATTCCGTTGGAGATGTTTCGCAGCGCGAGCGAGGGGTAG
- a CDS encoding type II secretion system F family protein has translation MATFLFTLFGLMLVGGIAAVGVALYRSQQATTARRRLFEQVKLVDSTADNDEVQEYSVRHRRSPVLMRYWWIGIPVAITIVGLAWFWLSIPWPYLLAFFVMILLCAGQLDAIFVQMRVQKLEQQLADSIDMMVAAVKSGAGLQSALESSVKQARRPWLTEAEQLTRAVRYGDDPVDALGDLSERLPLESVLLFSQTLAVNWRVGGRLALTLANVGRTVRDRIELSRRMNAMTTQARLSVVSVIVVTYFIGALIWRNDPERMTGFLTSMIGQAMVSIGMMLQAVGTVWISWMSKPRF, from the coding sequence GTGGCAACTTTTCTGTTCACTCTATTTGGCCTGATGTTGGTCGGGGGAATAGCCGCTGTCGGCGTCGCGTTGTATCGCAGCCAACAGGCCACCACCGCGCGCCGCCGGTTGTTCGAACAGGTGAAGTTGGTCGATAGCACCGCGGACAACGACGAGGTGCAAGAATATTCGGTGCGCCATCGCCGCAGCCCTGTGCTGATGCGGTATTGGTGGATTGGGATCCCGGTCGCCATCACCATCGTCGGTCTGGCTTGGTTTTGGCTCTCGATCCCCTGGCCCTACCTGTTGGCCTTTTTTGTCATGATCCTGCTGTGCGCCGGGCAACTCGATGCGATCTTTGTGCAGATGCGGGTTCAGAAGCTGGAACAGCAACTGGCCGATTCGATCGACATGATGGTCGCCGCGGTGAAATCTGGAGCCGGACTGCAGTCGGCTTTGGAATCGAGCGTGAAACAAGCTCGCCGTCCGTGGTTGACCGAAGCGGAACAGTTGACCCGCGCGGTTCGCTATGGCGACGATCCGGTCGACGCGTTGGGGGACCTGTCCGAGCGTCTTCCTCTGGAAAGCGTGCTCCTGTTCTCGCAAACGCTCGCCGTCAATTGGCGCGTCGGGGGACGTTTGGCGTTGACCTTGGCAAACGTCGGCCGCACGGTGCGCGATCGGATCGAGCTGTCGCGACGCATGAATGCGATGACGACCCAAGCGCGATTGTCGGTCGTGAGTGTGATCGTGGTCACGTACTTTATCGGTGCGTTGATTTGGCGAAATGACCCCGAAAGGATGACGGGCTTTCTGACAAGCATGATCGGTCAGGCGATGGTCTCGATCGGCATGATGCTGCAAGCTGTCGGGACGGTTTGGATCTCGTGGATGAGCAAGCCGAGGTTCTAA
- a CDS encoding type II secretion system F family protein, which yields MTVVQIFVLCLLVIGLPIGLWAMRWLWLLMQSEQRLAAGTAAIDTRGADELPTQRSWLGWWLFQAGFRKPNAVALFLMATVLSTLLAVLFAYAIYQSQVITVLEMVLRAIPGNVGEVFLPIAWLSPVAAIFVLAALPAVIVRGRRRKRITAIEQDLPLTLDLLATLAEAGLSFDAALDRVLETQRQQRPLTQDFRLFRLEILTGRGRVDALQRLNRYVNVPWFGIFISALIHAEQVGSGLAATLRAQADDLRGRRRERALAMAMAVPVKLLFPLITCFLPGIMIASLGPIIFQIVQVLDQFTRSAFGG from the coding sequence ATGACAGTTGTCCAGATATTCGTTCTCTGTTTGTTGGTGATCGGCTTGCCGATCGGCCTCTGGGCAATGCGTTGGTTGTGGCTGCTCATGCAGAGCGAACAACGGCTCGCTGCCGGGACTGCGGCGATCGACACACGCGGCGCCGACGAGCTTCCCACGCAAAGGTCCTGGCTGGGGTGGTGGTTGTTTCAGGCAGGCTTTCGCAAGCCCAATGCGGTTGCGTTGTTCCTTATGGCGACGGTCCTATCGACGCTTCTGGCGGTCCTTTTTGCGTATGCAATTTATCAAAGCCAAGTGATCACCGTGTTGGAAATGGTGCTGCGGGCGATCCCTGGAAACGTGGGTGAAGTCTTTTTGCCGATTGCTTGGCTCAGTCCCGTTGCCGCGATTTTTGTGCTCGCCGCTTTGCCAGCGGTGATTGTGCGAGGTCGTCGTCGCAAACGAATCACTGCGATCGAACAGGACCTGCCACTGACACTCGACCTGCTGGCGACGCTTGCCGAAGCAGGGCTAAGTTTTGACGCGGCGCTCGATCGCGTGTTGGAAACACAGCGGCAACAACGCCCGTTGACGCAAGACTTCCGGCTGTTCCGATTGGAAATTTTGACCGGCCGTGGACGTGTCGATGCACTGCAGCGATTGAATCGATACGTCAACGTTCCCTGGTTTGGAATCTTTATTTCCGCGCTGATCCATGCCGAACAAGTTGGCTCGGGGTTGGCCGCCACGCTGCGAGCCCAAGCGGACGACCTCCGCGGCCGTCGTCGCGAACGCGCCTTGGCGATGGCGATGGCGGTGCCGGTGAAGCTGCTGTTTCCGCTGATCACCTGTTTTCTGCCGGGCATCATGATCGCGTCGCTAGGACCGATCATCTTCCAGATCGTGCAAGTGCTCGATCAATTCACTCGATCCGCGTTCGGAGGTTAG
- a CDS encoding DUF192 domain-containing protein, whose amino-acid sequence MRFPILGRWEDAETGEVLAKRLYVAETFWQRLRGLQFAQPLDPGCGLLLRNCGSVHTMWMRFPIDLFFLDEDWSVLEVRSCVKPWRVVIPKAKRVSHVIEVTSGQSLEAFKGRRTKVAACDDFPIVASGKRGKEVRDAAAAG is encoded by the coding sequence GTGCGATTTCCGATATTGGGGCGATGGGAGGATGCGGAGACCGGCGAAGTCTTGGCCAAACGTTTGTACGTAGCAGAAACGTTTTGGCAGCGTTTGCGAGGACTACAGTTCGCCCAGCCATTGGATCCAGGCTGCGGCCTGCTGCTGCGTAATTGTGGCTCGGTTCACACGATGTGGATGCGATTCCCGATCGATTTATTTTTCTTGGATGAAGATTGGAGCGTGCTGGAGGTTCGAAGCTGCGTGAAGCCTTGGCGAGTTGTCATCCCGAAAGCGAAGCGTGTCTCTCACGTGATTGAAGTCACGTCAGGCCAATCATTAGAGGCCTTCAAAGGAAGACGAACCAAAGTGGCTGCGTGCGATGATTTCCCGATCGTCGCATCGGGGAAGCGAGGCAAGGAGGTGCGCGATGCTGCAGCGGCTGGATAA